In a single window of the Streptosporangiales bacterium genome:
- a CDS encoding carbohydrate kinase family protein, with amino-acid sequence MTELALGPGPAGHGAEEDCPPESDPYLKPLDDPCEDRQELGERVVGTHGEPYDVFLVGTVFLDMIFTGMNGPPQPGTELWTSGLGSAPGGIANMAVAMSRLGLKVGLAAAFGDDMFGAYLWRTLSEQEQVCLCSSHRVKGWPTPVTVSMAYAADRSMVTYGEPLPFEEQALVSDPPACRACFIDLDGPLPEWVAGARKNGAVVFGDVGWDPTGEWSTTSLFDRLAEVDVFLPNAVEAMSYTRTSTPEAALEELSPHVPVVVVKAGRQGAYAIDRRTGERVHEPAVEVDAIDPTGAGDVFAASFVLATLSGWTLAQRVRFANLCAALSVRQFSGSLGAPCWHEVGEWFCATGIPADYSFLAPYVPEAHGADRARAHPTVRYADAPPAAS; translated from the coding sequence ATGACAGAGCTAGCCCTCGGGCCGGGTCCCGCCGGGCACGGGGCCGAGGAGGACTGCCCGCCGGAGTCCGACCCCTACCTCAAGCCGCTCGACGACCCGTGCGAGGACCGGCAGGAGCTCGGCGAGCGGGTCGTCGGCACGCACGGCGAGCCGTACGACGTCTTCCTCGTCGGCACCGTCTTCCTCGACATGATCTTCACCGGCATGAACGGCCCGCCGCAGCCGGGCACCGAGCTGTGGACGTCCGGCCTCGGCTCCGCACCCGGTGGCATCGCCAACATGGCGGTCGCGATGAGCCGCCTCGGTCTCAAGGTGGGGCTCGCCGCCGCCTTCGGCGACGACATGTTCGGCGCGTACCTGTGGCGCACCCTGTCCGAGCAGGAGCAGGTGTGCCTGTGCTCCTCGCACCGGGTGAAGGGCTGGCCCACCCCGGTGACCGTGTCGATGGCGTACGCCGCCGACCGGAGCATGGTGACCTACGGCGAGCCGCTCCCGTTCGAGGAGCAGGCGCTCGTGAGCGACCCGCCCGCCTGCCGTGCCTGCTTCATCGACCTCGACGGCCCGCTACCGGAGTGGGTGGCCGGTGCGCGCAAGAACGGTGCCGTGGTGTTCGGCGACGTCGGGTGGGACCCGACGGGGGAGTGGTCGACGACCAGCCTGTTCGACCGCCTCGCCGAGGTCGACGTCTTCCTCCCCAACGCCGTCGAGGCGATGTCGTACACCAGGACGTCGACGCCCGAGGCGGCGCTGGAGGAGCTGTCCCCGCACGTGCCCGTCGTCGTGGTCAAGGCCGGCCGCCAGGGCGCGTACGCGATCGACCGGCGCACGGGCGAGCGCGTGCACGAGCCCGCGGTCGAGGTCGACGCCATCGACCCGACCGGCGCCGGCGACGTGTTCGCCGCGTCGTTCGTGCTGGCGACGCTGTCCGGGTGGACCCTCGCGCAGCGGGTGCGCTTCGCCAACCTGTGTGCCGCGCTGTCGGTGCGGCAGTTCAGCGGCTCGCTCGGCGCGCCGTGCTGGCACGAGGTCGGGGAGTGGTTCTGCGCGACGGGGATCCCCGCGGACTACTCGTTCCTCGCGCCCTACGTCCCCGAGGCGCACGGCGCCGATCGGGCCCGCGCGCACCCCACCGTGCGCTACGCCGACGCCCCGCCCGCCGCCTCCTGA
- a CDS encoding 6-phospho-beta-glucosidase, whose protein sequence is MTRLAVLGGGGFRVPLVYRALLEQDLIDEVALYDIDRDRLSVVTDVLTQLADGRPDAPKVVASTDLDEVLRGAGFVFAALRVGGLRGRTVDERVALRHGVLGQETTGPGGVCYGLRTVPTMVGIAERVAAVCPEAWVVNFTNPAGMVTEAMSRVLGDRVIGICDSPIALGRRVARVLGADPDRVSLRYFGLNHLGWLSGVVADGHDLLPALLADDERLESFEEGRLFGATWIRALGMVPNEYLFYYYANREAVRAVRSAPQTRGELLREQQQRFYEAAAAAPHDALELWERTRREREETYLAESRDAADHRDADDLESGGYEGVAVALMRALGTGTPAELVLDVRNRGALPSLPYDAVVEVPCLVDGSGTRPLAVGEIPGHAAGLLTTLKAVERDTIDAALTGDYLLALRALGTHPLTGSVHDARRILEGYTSAHPEVSRLFRKE, encoded by the coding sequence ATGACGCGACTCGCGGTTCTCGGTGGCGGCGGCTTCCGCGTGCCCCTGGTCTACCGTGCCCTCCTGGAGCAGGACCTCATCGACGAGGTCGCGCTGTACGACATCGACCGGGACCGGCTGTCCGTCGTCACGGACGTCCTCACCCAGCTCGCCGACGGGCGTCCCGACGCGCCGAAGGTGGTGGCGTCGACCGATCTCGACGAGGTGCTGCGCGGCGCGGGCTTCGTCTTCGCGGCCCTGCGCGTGGGCGGGCTCCGCGGTCGCACGGTCGACGAGCGGGTCGCGTTGCGGCACGGCGTGCTCGGGCAGGAGACCACCGGACCCGGCGGCGTCTGCTACGGGCTGCGTACGGTGCCCACCATGGTCGGGATCGCCGAGCGCGTGGCCGCGGTGTGTCCGGAGGCGTGGGTGGTCAACTTCACCAACCCCGCCGGCATGGTCACCGAGGCGATGTCGCGCGTGCTCGGCGACCGGGTGATCGGCATCTGCGACTCGCCGATCGCCCTTGGCCGGCGGGTCGCGCGGGTGCTCGGCGCCGACCCAGACCGCGTGTCGCTCCGGTACTTCGGCCTCAACCACCTGGGCTGGCTGTCCGGCGTCGTGGCCGACGGCCACGACCTGCTGCCGGCGCTGCTCGCCGACGACGAGCGCCTCGAGTCGTTCGAGGAGGGCAGGCTGTTCGGCGCGACATGGATCCGTGCCCTCGGCATGGTCCCGAACGAGTACCTCTTCTACTACTACGCCAACCGCGAGGCCGTCCGCGCCGTGCGATCTGCTCCGCAGACGCGCGGGGAGCTGTTGCGTGAGCAGCAGCAACGCTTCTACGAGGCGGCGGCCGCCGCCCCGCACGACGCGCTCGAGCTGTGGGAGCGCACCAGGCGCGAGCGCGAGGAGACGTACCTCGCGGAGAGCCGCGACGCCGCCGACCACCGCGACGCCGACGACCTCGAGTCGGGGGGCTACGAGGGCGTGGCGGTGGCGCTGATGCGAGCGCTCGGCACCGGCACGCCGGCGGAGCTCGTCCTCGACGTACGCAACCGCGGCGCGCTGCCGTCGCTGCCGTACGACGCCGTGGTCGAGGTGCCGTGCCTCGTCGACGGCAGCGGCACCCGCCCGCTCGCCGTCGGCGAGATCCCCGGCCACGCCGCGGGACTCCTCACCACCCTCAAGGCGGTGGAGCGCGACACGATCGACGCAGCGTTGACGGGTGACTACCTGCTCGCCCTCCGCGCGCTCGGTACCCACCCGCTGACCGGCTCCGTGCATGACGCCCGACGCATACTCGAGGGGTACACGTCGGCGCACCCGGAGGTGAGTCGACTCTTCCGAAAGGAGTAG
- a CDS encoding oxidoreductase: MRTVEVESLGTVSKIGLGTWQFGSREWGYGEQYAGGEAHAIVRRALDLGVTLFDTAEIYGFGKSERILGKALGADRSSVIVATKVTPVAPVAALVRRAAKASAKRVGIDTIPLYQLHWPNPVVPDSVVMQGPRQMLDEGFVRAVGVSNYSLRRWIAAEEALRHPVVSNQVHFSLAHLRPLWELVPWATDNRRMVLASSPLEQGLLGGRYDENHRPSDLRAANPLFLPENLRLAEPLLRTLREVGSTRGATPAQISLAWLLHHEPVVAIPGAHTVEQLESNVAAADITLADDEYEAITEAARAFRPDTGASAYGRIVRGRVGL; this comes from the coding sequence ATGCGTACGGTCGAGGTGGAGAGCCTGGGGACGGTCAGCAAGATCGGCCTGGGGACGTGGCAGTTCGGCTCCCGCGAGTGGGGGTACGGCGAGCAGTACGCGGGCGGCGAGGCCCACGCCATCGTCCGCCGGGCACTCGACCTCGGCGTCACGCTGTTCGACACCGCGGAGATCTACGGCTTCGGCAAGAGCGAACGGATCCTCGGCAAGGCGCTGGGCGCCGACCGGTCGTCCGTGATCGTCGCCACCAAGGTGACGCCGGTGGCGCCGGTGGCCGCCCTGGTCCGCCGCGCGGCGAAGGCGAGCGCCAAGCGCGTCGGCATCGACACGATCCCGCTCTACCAGCTGCACTGGCCCAACCCCGTGGTGCCCGACTCGGTGGTCATGCAGGGGCCACGGCAGATGCTCGACGAAGGGTTCGTCCGCGCCGTCGGCGTGTCCAACTACTCGCTGCGCCGCTGGATCGCCGCGGAGGAGGCCCTGCGCCACCCGGTGGTCTCCAACCAGGTGCACTTCTCCCTCGCCCACCTGCGTCCGCTGTGGGAGCTCGTGCCGTGGGCCACCGACAACCGGCGCATGGTGCTGGCGTCCAGCCCGCTCGAACAGGGACTCCTCGGCGGCCGGTACGACGAGAACCACCGGCCGAGCGACCTGCGCGCCGCCAACCCGCTGTTCCTGCCGGAGAACCTCCGCCTCGCCGAGCCGTTGCTGCGCACCCTGCGCGAGGTGGGCTCGACCCGCGGCGCGACACCGGCGCAGATCTCGCTGGCCTGGCTGCTGCACCACGAGCCCGTCGTGGCGATCCCCGGTGCCCACACCGTCGAGCAGCTCGAGTCCAACGTGGCGGCTGCCGACATCACCCTCGCCGACGACGAGTACGAGGCCATCACCGAGGCGGCGCGGGCGTTCCGGCCCGACACTGGCGCATCGGCGTACGGCAGGATCGTGCGCGGCCGGGTCGGTCTGTGA
- a CDS encoding acylphosphatase, which yields MLRARVVATGLVQGVFFRDACRTEATRTGVTGWVRNRPDGAVEAVFEGSSDAVRHMVDWCRRGPRHARVDAVTASDEEPTGLRGFDVL from the coding sequence ATGCTGCGCGCGCGGGTCGTCGCGACCGGACTGGTGCAGGGCGTGTTCTTCAGGGACGCATGCCGCACGGAGGCCACGCGGACCGGTGTGACCGGCTGGGTGCGCAACCGGCCGGACGGGGCCGTCGAGGCGGTCTTCGAGGGATCGTCGGACGCCGTGCGGCACATGGTCGACTGGTGTCGTCGTGGGCCGAGGCACGCCCGGGTCGACGCGGTCACGGCGTCCGACGAGGAGCCCACCGGCCTGCGCGGCTTCGACGTCCTCTAG
- a CDS encoding zinc-ribbon domain-containing protein translates to MVDPRACIACGAALQDGDMFCTECGTSVATATATGPTCPQCGTPAAGDQAFCVQCGHRLDEGSGVPAPPSPVETAPMAPTFPAPPLPEAPPPAGPRRERKRGALVGVVAAAVVVVLLAATGVGYLLVRDDGTDQPKASASTPANEASGTPTTPEQRPDGEAVEQVRRARTSIVMVGCPKGAAAEAVAVPGNLVLVRSADVAGAARVIVLGTGEPEVAEVMGVNDEKGIAVLRVSAPAAKGDGDIAAADPKAGDQVVVLGDSRDSDTEATVRVGEDGLRLEADQRPAAGRVVVGSGGVAGLTTDDGRFVPASVLTETVGEFADGEPVTPAGCASPRGPSDSTGLVASRPKVSGDAGAAVDRVVAYYTAINAHDFAKANGMRLVQGGYREFAAGFRSTYDVGMKLTQPKVKGTRASMRLSFTSTQNVEHAPKGTSDTCTRWTMTQGLEKRGSTWKIAATSKPTFTAC, encoded by the coding sequence GTGGTCGACCCCCGTGCCTGCATCGCGTGCGGAGCCGCGCTGCAGGACGGCGACATGTTCTGCACGGAGTGCGGAACATCGGTCGCCACCGCCACCGCCACCGGCCCGACGTGTCCGCAGTGCGGCACACCCGCCGCCGGCGACCAGGCATTCTGCGTCCAGTGCGGTCACCGGCTCGACGAGGGCTCGGGAGTTCCCGCGCCGCCGTCGCCCGTGGAGACCGCTCCGATGGCGCCGACATTCCCGGCGCCGCCCCTGCCGGAGGCGCCCCCGCCAGCAGGTCCGCGACGGGAGAGGAAGCGAGGCGCGCTGGTCGGCGTGGTGGCGGCGGCGGTCGTCGTCGTCCTGCTGGCCGCGACCGGGGTGGGCTACCTCCTCGTGCGCGACGACGGCACCGACCAGCCGAAGGCCAGCGCGTCGACGCCGGCGAACGAGGCGAGCGGCACCCCGACGACACCGGAGCAGCGACCGGACGGCGAGGCGGTGGAGCAGGTCCGCCGGGCACGCACCAGCATCGTCATGGTCGGGTGCCCGAAGGGCGCGGCGGCGGAGGCCGTCGCCGTGCCGGGCAACCTCGTCCTCGTCCGCAGCGCCGACGTCGCCGGCGCGGCCCGCGTCATCGTGCTCGGCACCGGCGAGCCCGAGGTGGCCGAGGTCATGGGCGTGAACGACGAGAAGGGCATCGCGGTCCTCCGCGTGTCCGCACCCGCGGCCAAGGGCGACGGTGACATCGCGGCCGCCGACCCGAAGGCCGGCGACCAGGTCGTGGTCCTCGGCGACAGCCGCGACAGCGACACCGAGGCGACGGTGCGGGTCGGCGAGGACGGTCTGCGGCTCGAGGCCGACCAGCGGCCCGCGGCGGGGCGTGTGGTGGTGGGGTCCGGCGGCGTCGCCGGCCTCACGACCGACGACGGGAGGTTCGTGCCCGCATCCGTGCTGACCGAGACGGTAGGGGAGTTCGCCGACGGCGAGCCCGTGACGCCCGCGGGTTGTGCGAGTCCCCGCGGACCGAGTGACAGCACCGGACTCGTCGCCTCCAGGCCGAAGGTGTCCGGTGATGCGGGCGCCGCGGTCGACCGCGTGGTCGCCTACTACACGGCGATCAACGCGCACGACTTCGCCAAGGCGAACGGCATGCGCCTCGTGCAGGGCGGCTACAGGGAGTTCGCGGCGGGGTTCCGCTCGACGTACGACGTCGGCATGAAGCTGACGCAACCGAAGGTGAAGGGCACGCGCGCGTCGATGCGTCTGTCGTTCACCAGCACCCAGAACGTCGAGCACGCGCCGAAGGGGACCAGCGACACGTGCACCCGCTGGACGATGACCCAGGGGCTGGAGAAGCGCGGCAGCACCTGGAAGATCGCCGCGACCTCGAAGCCCACGTTCACCGCCTGCTGA
- a CDS encoding RNase J family beta-CASP ribonuclease — MTHPHPELSTPGDLSEGALRVVALGGVGEIGRNMTVYEYDGRLLVVDCGVLFPESDQPGVDLILPDFESIRERLHDIEALVLTHGHEDHIGAVPYLLRERPDVPILGSQLTLALVESKLAEHRIKPYTLQVKEGQHERLGPFDVEFLAVNHSIPDALAVVIRSPAGVVLHTGDFKMDQLPLDGRLTDLPGFARLGTEGVDLLLSDSTNAETPGFVTSEREISPVLRQVFSGADRRVIVACFASHVHRVQQVLDVAHEHGRKVAFVGRSMVRNMGVARDLGYLRVPGGVLCDPGADIDSLPPDKLVLVCTGSQGEPMSALSRMANRDHSIRIEDGDTVVLASSLIPGNENDVFRVINGLTRWGAKVVHKSNALVHVSGHAPAGELLYVLNVVRPRNFIPVHGEWRHLRAHGRLAEAAGVPADRVVIAENGVVVDLVDGRAAVAGAVPVGFVYVDGASVGDVTESSLKDRRILGEEGFVSIVVVVEATTGKLVRGPSVQARGSGIDDAAFEEVVPRIEDALRSAAGDGVADVHQLTQLVRRTVGRWVNETYRRRPMIVPVVVEV, encoded by the coding sequence GTGACACATCCGCATCCCGAGCTGAGCACGCCGGGAGACCTGTCCGAGGGCGCGCTCCGCGTCGTCGCCCTCGGCGGCGTCGGTGAGATCGGCCGCAACATGACCGTCTACGAGTACGACGGTCGCCTGCTCGTCGTCGACTGCGGGGTGCTCTTCCCCGAGTCCGACCAACCGGGGGTCGACCTGATCCTCCCGGACTTCGAGTCGATCAGGGAACGGCTCCACGACATCGAGGCGCTCGTCCTCACCCACGGGCACGAGGACCACATCGGCGCCGTGCCCTACCTGCTCCGCGAACGTCCCGACGTCCCGATCCTCGGCAGCCAGCTCACCCTCGCACTGGTCGAGAGCAAGCTCGCCGAGCACCGGATCAAGCCGTACACGCTGCAGGTCAAGGAGGGCCAGCACGAACGCCTCGGGCCCTTCGACGTCGAGTTCCTCGCCGTCAACCACTCCATCCCCGACGCGCTCGCGGTCGTGATCCGCAGCCCGGCCGGCGTGGTGCTGCACACCGGCGACTTCAAGATGGACCAGCTACCCCTCGACGGCCGGCTCACCGACCTGCCCGGTTTCGCCCGCCTCGGCACCGAGGGCGTCGACCTGCTGCTCTCCGACTCGACCAACGCGGAGACGCCGGGCTTCGTCACCAGCGAGCGCGAGATCTCACCCGTCCTCCGCCAGGTCTTCAGCGGCGCCGACCGCCGCGTCATCGTCGCGTGCTTCGCGAGCCACGTGCACCGCGTGCAGCAGGTGCTCGACGTCGCGCACGAGCACGGCCGCAAGGTCGCGTTCGTCGGCCGGTCGATGGTCCGCAACATGGGCGTCGCCCGCGACCTCGGCTACCTGCGCGTGCCAGGGGGAGTGCTGTGCGACCCGGGCGCCGACATCGACAGCCTCCCGCCCGACAAGCTCGTCCTCGTCTGCACCGGCTCGCAGGGCGAGCCGATGTCCGCGCTGTCACGCATGGCCAACCGCGACCACTCGATCCGCATCGAGGACGGCGACACCGTCGTCCTCGCGAGCTCGCTGATCCCCGGCAACGAGAACGACGTGTTCCGCGTGATCAACGGGCTCACCCGCTGGGGCGCCAAGGTCGTCCACAAGAGCAACGCGCTCGTCCACGTGTCCGGTCACGCGCCCGCCGGTGAGCTGCTGTACGTGCTCAACGTCGTCCGTCCCCGCAACTTCATCCCCGTGCACGGCGAGTGGCGTCACCTGCGCGCGCACGGCCGGCTCGCCGAGGCCGCGGGCGTGCCGGCCGACCGCGTCGTCATCGCGGAGAACGGCGTGGTCGTCGACCTCGTCGACGGCAGGGCCGCCGTGGCCGGGGCCGTCCCCGTCGGCTTCGTCTACGTCGACGGTGCGTCCGTCGGCGACGTGACCGAGTCGTCGCTTAAGGACCGTCGCATCCTCGGCGAAGAGGGGTTCGTGTCGATCGTGGTCGTCGTCGAGGCGACCACCGGCAAGCTCGTGCGGGGGCCGAGCGTGCAGGCGCGCGGGTCCGGCATCGACGACGCCGCGTTCGAGGAGGTCGTGCCCCGCATCGAGGACGCATTGCGATCCGCCGCCGGCGACGGCGTCGCCGACGTGCACCAGCTCACGCAGCTCGTCCGTCGCACTGTGGGACGCTGGGTCAACGAAACGTACCGGCGCAGGCCGATGATCGTGCCGGTCGTGGTCGAGGTCTAG
- the dapA gene encoding 4-hydroxy-tetrahydrodipicolinate synthase produces MAGAHDTGGPFGRMLTAMVTPFTPSGELDVDGAQRLATHLVDSGNDGLVISGTTGESPTTSDDEKERLLRAVVEAVGDRAHVVAGAGTNDTVHTLRLARLAETAGADGVLVVTPYYNKPPQAGLLAHFRAAADATGLPVMLYDIPGRSGVPIATETLLALAEHPRIVAVKDAKGDLFAGSRVIAETDLAYYSGDDVLNLPWLSVGAVGFASVAGHVIAGDLAAMIHAHVSGDVTKALEIHQRTIPAVRGIMTHTQGCIASKAVLHRLGLPAGPVRLPYVDADADTVAAIRADLAIAGITI; encoded by the coding sequence ATGGCAGGCGCACATGACACCGGCGGCCCGTTCGGCCGCATGCTGACCGCGATGGTCACCCCCTTCACCCCCTCAGGCGAGCTCGACGTCGACGGCGCGCAGCGCCTCGCGACTCATCTCGTCGACTCCGGCAACGACGGCCTCGTGATCTCCGGCACCACCGGCGAGTCGCCCACCACCTCCGACGACGAGAAGGAACGGCTGCTGCGCGCCGTCGTCGAGGCGGTCGGTGACCGCGCCCACGTCGTCGCCGGCGCCGGCACCAACGACACCGTCCACACGCTGCGGCTCGCCCGGCTCGCCGAGACCGCGGGCGCCGACGGCGTGCTCGTCGTCACCCCGTACTACAACAAGCCGCCGCAGGCAGGCCTCCTCGCGCACTTCCGTGCCGCCGCCGACGCGACGGGCCTGCCGGTCATGCTCTACGACATCCCCGGCCGCTCCGGGGTCCCCATCGCCACCGAGACGCTGCTCGCCCTCGCCGAGCACCCGCGCATCGTCGCCGTCAAGGACGCCAAGGGCGACCTGTTCGCCGGCTCCCGTGTCATCGCCGAGACCGACCTCGCCTACTACTCCGGCGACGACGTGCTCAACCTGCCGTGGCTCTCCGTCGGAGCCGTCGGGTTCGCGAGCGTCGCCGGACACGTCATCGCCGGCGACCTGGCCGCGATGATCCACGCCCACGTCTCCGGCGACGTGACGAAGGCCCTCGAGATCCACCAGCGCACCATTCCCGCGGTGCGCGGCATCATGACGCACACCCAGGGCTGCATCGCGAGCAAGGCCGTCCTGCACCGGCTCGGCCTGCCCGCCGGCCCCGTGCGTCTCCCGTACGTCGACGCCGACGCTGACACCGTTGCGGCGATCCGCGCCGACCTCGCCATCGCCGGCATCACCATCTGA
- a CDS encoding FAD-dependent thymidylate synthase gives MDVAPLSVRVIAYTHFDPPDDVPWSTDTDGGEALAEFAGRACYQSWKKPNPVTATNAGYLHHILEVGHLSVLEHGNVTMYLTGVSRSLTHELIRHRHFSYSQLSQRYVPERDAAMVEPDVIANDPELHEIFTQAGDQALDAYTRLLEGLAKKFADVESPTLRRKQARQAARAVLPNATETRIVVTGNYRAWRHFAAMRASEHADVEIRELAIRCLRELKRVAPNVFADFDITTLPDGTEVAASPFVHEG, from the coding sequence ATGGACGTCGCGCCGCTGTCGGTCCGCGTGATCGCGTACACCCACTTCGACCCGCCCGACGACGTCCCGTGGTCGACCGACACCGACGGGGGCGAGGCCCTCGCCGAGTTCGCCGGCCGTGCCTGCTACCAGTCGTGGAAGAAGCCCAACCCGGTCACCGCGACCAACGCCGGCTACCTCCACCACATCCTCGAGGTCGGCCACCTCTCCGTGCTCGAGCACGGAAACGTCACGATGTACCTCACCGGCGTCTCCCGCTCGCTCACCCACGAGCTCATCCGGCACCGGCACTTCTCGTACTCCCAGCTCTCCCAGCGGTACGTCCCCGAGCGCGACGCCGCGATGGTCGAGCCCGACGTCATCGCGAACGACCCCGAGCTGCACGAGATATTCACGCAGGCGGGCGACCAGGCGCTCGACGCGTACACCCGGCTGCTCGAGGGTCTGGCGAAGAAGTTCGCCGACGTCGAGAGCCCCACCCTGCGTCGCAAACAGGCCCGCCAGGCGGCCCGCGCCGTGTTACCGAACGCGACCGAGACGAGAATCGTCGTCACCGGCAACTACCGGGCGTGGCGGCATTTCGCCGCGATGCGCGCGTCCGAACACGCCGACGTCGAGATCCGCGAACTCGCCATCCGCTGCCTGCGCGAGCTGAAGCGCGTGGCCCCGAACGTGTTCGCGGACTTCGACATCACCACACTCCCGGATGGCACCGAGGTGGCCGCGAGTCCCTTCGTGCATGAGGGGTGA
- a CDS encoding twin-arginine translocation signal domain-containing protein, giving the protein MPSPGSSSSAALNRRNFLTAAALGGAAIVGASALGAFDADAAFAAPTKPLDPAVSESAFAEGLVTGRDGNLLTVSGSDGATHRVQLTSATSVWKLHPTDADAVEIGDGMYGRGVSMPDGTIAADAVWVNIVNLVGDVTSLGRDRLDLLHAGHTVVGRIARGSTVARVGDRAPSTDLSVLRLGQQVQLLGAWRPADDSVDVARISMAG; this is encoded by the coding sequence ATGCCTTCCCCAGGTAGCAGTAGCAGTGCCGCCCTGAACCGCAGGAACTTCCTCACCGCCGCCGCTCTCGGTGGCGCGGCGATCGTGGGCGCGTCGGCGCTCGGCGCGTTCGACGCCGACGCGGCGTTCGCGGCGCCGACCAAACCGCTCGACCCCGCCGTCTCGGAGAGCGCGTTCGCCGAAGGTCTCGTCACCGGACGCGACGGCAACCTGCTGACCGTCTCCGGCTCGGACGGGGCGACCCACCGGGTGCAGCTGACCAGCGCCACCAGCGTGTGGAAGCTCCACCCCACCGACGCCGACGCCGTCGAGATCGGCGACGGCATGTACGGCCGGGGCGTGTCGATGCCCGACGGGACGATCGCCGCCGACGCGGTGTGGGTCAACATCGTCAACCTCGTCGGCGACGTCACGTCGCTCGGCAGGGACCGCCTCGACCTGCTCCACGCCGGCCACACCGTCGTCGGCCGCATCGCCAGGGGCAGCACGGTCGCCCGGGTGGGCGACCGTGCGCCGAGCACCGACCTCTCGGTGCTCCGGCTGGGACAGCAGGTCCAGCTGCTCGGTGCCTGGCGCCCCGCCGACGACTCGGTCGACGTCGCCCGCATCTCGATGGCGGGATGA
- a CDS encoding GNAT family N-acetyltransferase — protein MEHADASVRPAVPADTSSIAAVQVRSWRAAFDTVLPATALEVLTGDAALTRYAEHWTRSIERPPSRHHRVLTALAADTVTGFGAYGPSPDEDRWPRTDAELLTLAVDPDHRRAGHGSRLLNAAVDLLREDGFETISTWSFADDQALRSLLTSAGWAADGSRRELDLSEVAPETHLSQVRLVTRIA, from the coding sequence GTGGAGCATGCCGACGCGAGCGTCCGACCCGCCGTCCCCGCCGACACCTCGTCGATCGCGGCCGTCCAGGTACGGAGCTGGCGCGCGGCGTTCGACACCGTCCTCCCCGCCACGGCGCTCGAGGTGCTGACGGGCGACGCCGCGCTGACGCGCTACGCGGAGCACTGGACGAGGTCGATCGAGCGGCCGCCGAGTCGCCACCACCGCGTGCTCACCGCGCTCGCGGCCGACACCGTCACCGGGTTCGGCGCGTACGGTCCCAGCCCCGACGAGGACCGCTGGCCCCGCACCGACGCCGAGCTGCTCACCCTCGCCGTCGACCCCGACCACCGACGCGCAGGCCACGGCAGCCGGCTGCTCAACGCTGCCGTCGACCTCCTGCGCGAAGACGGTTTCGAGACGATCTCGACCTGGTCGTTCGCCGACGACCAGGCGTTGCGGAGCCTCCTGACGTCGGCGGGCTGGGCGGCCGACGGGTCCCGCCGCGAGCTCGACCTCAGCGAGGTCGCGCCGGAGACGCACCTGTCCCAGGTGCGTCTCGTGACGCGGATCGCGTGA
- a CDS encoding branched-chain amino acid ABC transporter permease, with the protein MSVPAAERTARRAVVRDAVAIALTTGAYALSFGAVGVASGLTVTQTSALSVLMFSGGSQFALVGVLAGGGGAASAISVALLLGARNAFYGIRLAPMLGVRGAHRLLAGQFVIDETTAMTVGQESVRLQRLAFWATGVSLFVLWNLGTLVGALGAGALADPLVLGMDAAAPAAFLALLWPRLREGGALPVALAGAVVCMVAVPFVPAGVPILLAAVAAAVAGAFGRKPLTVDDRGKGA; encoded by the coding sequence GTGAGCGTTCCCGCAGCGGAGCGGACGGCACGGCGCGCCGTCGTCAGGGACGCCGTCGCCATCGCCCTCACGACCGGGGCGTACGCCCTGTCGTTCGGAGCGGTCGGGGTCGCGAGTGGGCTCACCGTCACGCAGACCAGCGCGCTCTCGGTCCTCATGTTCAGCGGCGGGTCGCAGTTCGCGCTCGTCGGCGTCCTGGCCGGTGGCGGTGGGGCGGCGTCCGCGATCTCGGTGGCGCTGCTCCTCGGCGCGCGCAACGCGTTCTACGGCATCAGGCTCGCACCGATGCTCGGCGTGCGCGGTGCGCACCGCCTGCTGGCCGGGCAGTTCGTGATCGACGAGACCACCGCGATGACCGTCGGGCAGGAGTCCGTACGGCTGCAGCGACTCGCGTTCTGGGCGACAGGTGTCAGCCTCTTCGTGCTGTGGAACCTCGGCACGCTCGTCGGCGCGCTGGGCGCCGGCGCACTCGCCGACCCCCTCGTACTCGGCATGGACGCGGCCGCACCGGCGGCGTTCCTCGCCCTGCTCTGGCCGCGACTGCGCGAGGGCGGCGCACTTCCCGTTGCCCTCGCGGGCGCGGTCGTGTGCATGGTGGCCGTCCCGTTCGTGCCCGCGGGCGTGCCGATCCTGCTCGCCGCGGTCGCCGCCGCCGTCGCCGGCGCGTTCGGCAGGAAGCCGCTCACCGTCGACGACCGGGGGAAGGGCGCATGA